The genomic stretch CCATGCAGCGTCGGCAAAATATTCAGGATGCAAATGAGGAACGAGTTTGCCGGGCGCGGGGGTTTTCGTCTCAGAAGTGACCGCATTGCCAGCTTTCTGCCACGCCGGCAAGCCGCCATCGAGGAGAGATACGCGATCGCCAAGGCCGTAGTAGGCTAGCGTCCAGATCACACGCGTGGCCCCCACAATGGAGCCCACTCCACTATCCCTATCTACGAAGTAGACAACGATCCTCGAATCGGCAGAAATGCCGCGAGCCTCGAAGGCGGATGTGAGCGCTTCAACGGGCGGCAGTTCGAACTTCAAGCGGTCCGAAACAGAGATGTCCTCGAGGGACGTGAGCTGGGCCCCGGGAATGTGTCCTTTGCGAAAGCTGTCCGCACTGCCGACGTGAAGGAGGACAAGATTGGCGTCGTGCAAATGCTGGGCGAGCCACGACGAAGAAACGAGAAACGGAACCCGTTCTTTAGACGCCGCAGGCATGGCGACCACGGCCAGCGCGATCAAAATCATCGAGAGTCGAGCAGCGAGAATCCTCATTGCGTTCCTTCCTCTTTGTTCGAGCACTTTGCCGATCCATGAGGATCGCAAAGCCCGGGATCCTTAATTGCAAGTATATGACATCAAGACCAATAGAAACATACCGACTGGTCGGTACTCTGTCAATAGGGAGATCTCTACCCGGAATGTCTTACCGTCTGTAGTGGAGGGAGTATCCGTGCGGCAGGCCTCTTCTTGCGGCGGTTCGGTCAAGATCGAAAGGATCAAGGTTCATCACTTTGTCGCAGGCTGCCACGAAGCCTTCCACAAATTTTTCATTAGAGTCAGTGTAGGCGTAGACTTCCGCGAAGGCGCTGGCCGTTCTTGTAACGGTCGTTGGCACGCTTTCAATGGTAGCCAGTGGTGCGGAGCCGTTCGTAGATTGCTGGTGCTACCGTGTCTCTGTCTCTTCCCACGCGCATATAGCACTGAGCGTTTTGAAATCTCTCCGCAGGGAAAATTGAAAAATGGCAACATCATCAGCGAAAAGTGGCAACACCATGCGTTTTTCTTGGGAATTTCGAATCTGGCGGAGAGGGGGGGATTCGAACCCCCGGTAGGTCTTTTGGCCCTACAACGGTTTAGCAAACCGCCGCCTTCAGCCTCTCGGCCACCTCTCCGAAATTAACTTCTTGCTGCATTGTAGCTTAGGACCCCGGTTTGTGACAGTCCAGACTTCGACTGCCCAGTTTTAGTGCAAACTGTCACACTTTTGTCACACAACTTATGTAGTAGTTTCCCGACTGCCGCATGTTTCGCGTCGAGATTTGTGTGCGTGTAACGCATCGTCACCGTGATACTCGAATGCCCCAGCAACTCTTTCACTGTAACGATGTCCACGCCTCGCTCTACCAGCCGGGAAGCAAACGTGTGACGCAGAGTGTGCCACGTCACTCCCTCGACTCCCGCTTTCTTGCAAGCGAGCTTGAATCCTGCCTTCAAATCAACAAACGGCTTGCCGGTATCGGGATTGTAG from Candidatus Acidiferrales bacterium encodes the following:
- a CDS encoding rhodanese-like domain-containing protein; this translates as MRILAARLSMILIALAVVAMPAASKERVPFLVSSSWLAQHLHDANLVLLHVGSADSFRKGHIPGAQLTSLEDISVSDRLKFELPPVEALTSAFEARGISADSRIVVYFVDRDSGVGSIVGATRVIWTLAYYGLGDRVSLLDGGLPAWQKAGNAVTSETKTPAPGKLVPHLHPEYFADAAWISSHLHRPGLSLIDARLAQSYLKDGRIPGAKNIPIEELTNENGELKDASALTSILSGAGVRPGNQIAGYCYLGVRATLIWFVARMLGYQARLYDGSWEEWSDRKDLPVEK